One window from the genome of Alkalihalobacillus sp. LMS6 encodes:
- a CDS encoding ABC transporter ATP-binding protein, with protein sequence MNAYPLVVEHLSKSLGGKPVIQDLSFSLERGKIYGFLGPNGSGKTTTIRMMVSLIKPDDGEVYIEGNSLSLNREQALEHVGAIVENPDLYTYLTGMQNLQHFADMSPRPITKERMEEVVKLVDLEHAIHRKVKSYSLGMKQRLGIAISILHRPSVLLLDEPTNGLDPQGIRDLRDYLRQLATKDEVTLLVSSHQLSEIEMLCDRAVIIKNGQLVDEVSVKAMKEESETVTVSIEVQPLLEAEQLLKEKWDVTQIEQHLEIKNVSFQEIPNVIHKLSQASLSVYSLSYKKRLEDAYFSLTEEKGGTSL encoded by the coding sequence ATGAATGCGTACCCTTTGGTCGTTGAACATTTAAGTAAGTCACTCGGTGGAAAGCCTGTGATTCAAGACTTATCCTTTTCACTGGAACGGGGTAAAATCTATGGATTCTTAGGACCAAATGGATCTGGAAAAACGACGACCATTCGGATGATGGTTTCTCTCATTAAGCCAGATGACGGGGAGGTTTATATTGAAGGGAATAGCTTATCTTTAAATCGCGAGCAAGCGTTAGAACATGTCGGCGCCATTGTTGAAAATCCGGATTTATATACCTATTTAACAGGCATGCAAAACTTGCAGCATTTTGCTGATATGAGCCCACGGCCTATCACGAAAGAACGAATGGAAGAAGTCGTAAAACTTGTAGATTTAGAACATGCAATACATAGAAAAGTAAAGTCTTATTCACTAGGAATGAAACAACGCCTAGGCATAGCCATTTCAATTTTGCATCGCCCGAGCGTTTTGCTTTTAGACGAACCAACGAATGGGTTAGACCCTCAAGGCATAAGAGATTTACGGGACTACCTAAGACAACTTGCTACGAAAGATGAAGTAACATTACTTGTTTCGAGTCACCAGCTAAGTGAAATTGAGATGTTGTGTGACCGTGCCGTCATTATTAAAAATGGCCAGCTCGTCGATGAAGTAAGTGTGAAGGCAATGAAAGAAGAATCGGAAACCGTCACAGTCTCAATTGAAGTACAGCCGCTTCTAGAAGCCGAACAGCTTTTAAAAGAAAAGTGGGACGTGACACAGATCGAGCAACATTTAGAGATTAAGAATGTATCCTTTCAAGAGATTCCAAACGTTATTCATAAACTCAGTCAAGCATCTTTATCGGTCTACAGCTTATCGTATAAGAAACGCTTAGAAGATGCGTACTTCTCCTTAACAGAAGAAAAGGGAGGGACGTCATTATGA
- the parC gene encoding DNA topoisomerase IV subunit A has translation MAKAEKYLDLPLEDVIGDRFSRYSKYIIQERALPDARDGLKPVQRRILYAMYTDGNTADKPYRKAAKTVGNVIGNYHPHGDSSVYDAMVRMSQDWKVRQLLIDMHGNNGSIDGDPPAAMRYTEARLSKISAELMRDLDKGTVDYIPNFDDSIEEPVVLPAMYPNLLVNGSTGISAGYATDIPPHHLPEIIDGAVRLMEKPDTTINDLLTIIKGPDFPTGGIVQGLDGIRKAYETGKGKVVVRAKTAFEEVRGGRTQIVITELPYEVVKANLVKKMDEIRFDKKVDGIAEVRDDTDRTGMKIVVELKKEAEPNAILNYLFKHTDLQVMYHFNMVAIYKKTPQLMGLKPLLQAYIDHQKDVFTRKSQFELKKAQERAHIVEGLIKAVSILDEVITVIRASKDKKDAKQNLQDQFAFTEPQSEAIVNLQLYRLTNTDITTLEHEADELKKRIAELEAILASEKKLISVIKKELLQVKKQFHSERRTVIKEEIEELKIDMDQLVATEDVRVTITHSGYVKRTSLRSYTASSKDAPGMKTGDTVLQSQVASTTDVLLLFTKKGNYLYLPIHQLPDIRWKDDGQHIANLIPIDPDDELVESMIVSSFDTEESLLFITRNGMIKRSELKLYQAQRHSKPLMALKLKEDDALASVEKTNGKKELFAATHLGYGLWFSETDVSLVGQRAAGVKGMNVKPDDFIVGFETFELEDTVEFLCVTQRGSVKRMPITEFEKSSRNKRGSVLLRELKSNPHRLVGFKKITPETKQFMIQTDQDERVLVDPSTYRRADRYSNGSYAYDENERGKAQQLKVVIDTTE, from the coding sequence ATGGCAAAAGCAGAAAAGTACCTTGATCTCCCCTTAGAAGATGTCATCGGAGATCGCTTTAGTCGATATAGTAAGTACATTATTCAAGAACGAGCGCTACCTGATGCAAGGGACGGGTTGAAACCAGTGCAGCGTCGTATTTTGTATGCGATGTATACAGATGGAAATACCGCTGACAAACCTTATCGAAAAGCGGCAAAAACCGTCGGAAATGTTATTGGGAACTATCATCCTCATGGTGATAGTTCTGTCTATGATGCAATGGTTCGTATGAGTCAAGATTGGAAAGTACGCCAACTTCTCATCGATATGCACGGGAATAACGGTTCGATCGATGGCGACCCACCCGCGGCGATGCGTTATACAGAAGCTCGTTTATCAAAAATTAGCGCCGAACTGATGCGGGATCTGGACAAGGGAACGGTAGACTATATTCCAAACTTCGACGATTCCATTGAAGAACCAGTCGTGTTGCCTGCCATGTACCCAAATCTTTTAGTGAATGGTTCAACTGGGATCTCCGCAGGGTACGCAACGGATATCCCTCCTCATCATTTACCAGAAATCATTGATGGCGCTGTTCGTTTAATGGAAAAACCAGATACAACGATTAATGACCTTTTGACAATTATTAAAGGGCCTGATTTTCCAACCGGCGGAATCGTCCAAGGCTTGGATGGCATTCGCAAAGCGTACGAAACGGGAAAAGGGAAAGTCGTTGTTCGTGCGAAAACCGCTTTTGAAGAAGTACGAGGCGGCCGCACACAAATCGTGATCACTGAACTTCCATATGAAGTCGTAAAAGCCAACCTTGTTAAGAAAATGGACGAGATCCGCTTTGATAAAAAAGTAGATGGCATCGCCGAAGTAAGAGATGATACCGATCGGACAGGCATGAAGATTGTCGTGGAATTGAAAAAAGAAGCGGAACCAAATGCCATCTTAAACTACTTGTTTAAGCATACCGACTTGCAAGTGATGTATCATTTTAATATGGTGGCGATTTATAAAAAAACGCCACAACTTATGGGTCTTAAACCACTGTTGCAAGCATACATCGACCACCAAAAAGACGTGTTCACAAGAAAATCGCAATTTGAGCTAAAAAAAGCACAAGAGCGTGCCCACATTGTCGAAGGCCTCATCAAAGCTGTTTCCATTCTAGATGAAGTCATCACGGTCATTCGCGCATCAAAAGATAAAAAAGATGCAAAACAAAACCTTCAAGACCAGTTTGCCTTTACCGAACCGCAATCAGAAGCGATCGTTAATTTGCAACTTTATCGTTTAACAAATACTGATATTACAACGCTTGAGCACGAAGCAGATGAACTAAAAAAGCGTATCGCTGAACTGGAAGCGATTCTTGCAAGTGAGAAAAAATTAATTAGCGTTATTAAAAAAGAGCTCCTACAAGTGAAGAAGCAGTTTCATTCTGAGCGTCGAACTGTTATTAAAGAAGAAATCGAAGAACTAAAGATTGATATGGATCAGCTCGTTGCCACAGAAGATGTACGCGTCACGATTACGCACTCAGGATATGTGAAACGGACAAGCCTTCGTTCTTATACAGCATCAAGCAAAGATGCACCTGGTATGAAAACAGGTGATACGGTGCTACAATCCCAAGTCGCATCTACGACAGATGTCCTTCTTCTCTTCACAAAAAAAGGCAACTATCTCTATTTGCCAATTCATCAGCTCCCGGATATACGCTGGAAAGATGATGGTCAGCATATTGCCAATTTAATTCCGATTGATCCCGATGACGAACTGGTTGAATCGATGATCGTTTCATCGTTTGATACAGAAGAGTCATTACTGTTTATAACGCGTAATGGGATGATTAAACGATCAGAATTAAAATTATATCAAGCCCAACGTCATTCAAAACCACTTATGGCGCTGAAACTTAAAGAAGATGACGCGTTAGCTTCTGTGGAAAAAACAAATGGCAAGAAAGAACTTTTCGCAGCAACACATTTAGGCTATGGCTTATGGTTTTCGGAAACCGATGTATCTCTCGTTGGACAGCGAGCAGCTGGTGTGAAGGGGATGAACGTCAAACCTGATGATTTCATCGTTGGTTTTGAAACGTTTGAACTTGAAGATACAGTTGAATTCCTTTGTGTTACACAAAGAGGATCGGTTAAGCGCATGCCGATTACCGAATTTGAAAAATCAAGTCGAAACAAACGTGGTTCGGTTTTACTGCGAGAATTAAAATCAAACCCACACCGCTTAGTCGGCTTTAAAAAGATTACACCAGAAACGAAACAATTTATGATTCAAACCGATCAAGATGAGCGTGTGCTGGTTGACCCTAGCACGTACCGCCGCGCCGATCGCTATTCGAACGGTTCCTACGCATATGATGAGAATGAACGAGGAAAAGCACAACAGTTAAAAGTCGTCATTGATACAACAGAGTAA
- the parE gene encoding DNA topoisomerase IV subunit B: MAKQHEYNDDSIQVLEGLEAVRKRPGMYIGSTDARGLHHLVYEIVDNAVDEALGGHGASIYVTIHKDGSVSIQDEGRGMPVGMHRSGKPTPEVIFTVLHAGGKFGQGGYATSGGLHGVGASVVNALSSWLEVDIKRDGHRYVQRFEKGGKPVTTLEKKGKTRGSGTIVRFKPDESIFSNVNFNTDTLSERLKEAAFLLRGVAITLKDERTGKEMEELFQFETGLEAFVDYLNEGKEPLHPVVSFSGQTNGIEMDFSFQFHDAYTENVLSFVNNVRTRDGGTHELGAKTAVTRMMNEHAKKVGLLKEKDKKLDGSDIREGFTAVISVRVPEAKLQFEGQTKSKLGTAEARPAVDAIISEQLSYYLEENPTVATSLIKKSIKAAQAREAARKAREDARNGKKNKRKDVLLSGKLTPAQSRNPERNELYLVEGDSAGGSAKQGRDRKFQAVLPLRGKVINTEKAKLDDIMKNEEIRTIIHTIGAGVGADFDLSDCNYDKIVIMTDADTDGAHIQVLLLTFFYRYMKPLLDSGKIYIALPPLYKVSKGSGAKEKVEYAWEETELQKALKTIGKGSTVQRYKGLGEMNATQLWETTMDPETRTLIRVRLEDAARAERHVATLMGDKVEPRRKWIESHVAFGLEEETNILENENLHVGEEA, translated from the coding sequence ATGGCAAAACAACATGAATATAATGATGATTCCATCCAGGTACTTGAGGGGCTCGAGGCAGTCCGTAAAAGACCAGGAATGTATATTGGTTCTACCGATGCACGTGGGTTGCATCACCTCGTATATGAAATTGTCGATAACGCCGTAGATGAAGCGTTAGGAGGGCATGGGGCTTCGATCTATGTCACGATCCATAAAGATGGGAGCGTGTCCATCCAAGATGAAGGAAGAGGAATGCCAGTCGGCATGCACCGATCTGGCAAGCCGACGCCGGAAGTTATTTTTACCGTTTTGCACGCTGGTGGTAAATTTGGTCAAGGGGGCTATGCAACAAGTGGTGGTCTACACGGTGTAGGTGCTTCTGTTGTCAACGCACTTTCAAGTTGGTTAGAAGTAGATATTAAACGCGATGGTCATCGTTATGTACAGCGATTTGAAAAGGGCGGAAAACCCGTCACAACGTTAGAAAAAAAAGGGAAAACAAGAGGCTCTGGGACGATCGTTCGCTTTAAACCAGATGAGTCCATATTTTCAAACGTAAATTTTAACACCGATACGCTTTCAGAACGATTAAAAGAAGCGGCATTTCTATTACGCGGTGTTGCGATTACGTTAAAAGACGAACGAACAGGAAAAGAAATGGAAGAACTCTTTCAATTTGAAACCGGTTTGGAAGCGTTTGTTGATTATTTAAATGAAGGAAAAGAACCGTTACATCCTGTTGTGTCATTTTCAGGGCAAACAAACGGGATTGAAATGGACTTTTCCTTTCAATTTCATGATGCGTACACTGAAAACGTCTTATCCTTTGTCAATAATGTTCGGACACGTGATGGTGGAACTCATGAACTTGGTGCAAAGACGGCCGTAACAAGAATGATGAACGAACATGCGAAAAAAGTCGGCTTACTTAAAGAGAAAGATAAAAAACTGGATGGTTCAGACATTCGTGAAGGCTTTACCGCTGTCATTTCGGTTCGTGTGCCGGAAGCGAAACTTCAGTTTGAAGGTCAAACGAAAAGCAAGCTCGGTACTGCAGAAGCCCGACCAGCAGTCGATGCCATTATTTCAGAGCAGCTCTCTTACTACTTAGAAGAGAATCCAACGGTTGCGACTTCTTTAATTAAAAAGTCCATTAAAGCAGCTCAAGCACGGGAAGCCGCCCGTAAAGCTCGTGAAGATGCTCGGAATGGAAAGAAAAACAAGCGAAAAGATGTATTGTTGAGCGGGAAGTTAACGCCTGCACAATCTCGAAACCCTGAGCGAAATGAGCTTTATTTAGTCGAGGGAGATTCAGCTGGTGGTTCAGCAAAGCAAGGACGGGATCGGAAATTCCAAGCTGTACTACCATTACGAGGCAAAGTCATTAACACAGAAAAAGCAAAACTTGATGATATTATGAAAAACGAAGAAATTCGCACAATCATCCACACGATTGGCGCTGGTGTTGGCGCTGATTTTGATTTATCAGACTGCAATTACGACAAAATTGTCATTATGACGGATGCAGATACAGATGGAGCGCATATCCAAGTATTGCTGCTAACGTTCTTCTATCGCTATATGAAACCTCTCCTTGACAGTGGCAAAATCTACATTGCGCTCCCACCTCTTTATAAAGTGAGCAAAGGGTCAGGTGCGAAAGAGAAAGTCGAATACGCGTGGGAAGAAACTGAACTTCAAAAAGCGTTAAAGACGATTGGAAAAGGTTCAACGGTTCAACGCTATAAAGGTTTAGGCGAAATGAATGCCACACAGCTTTGGGAAACAACGATGGATCCTGAGACACGCACACTCATCCGCGTTCGATTAGAAGATGCTGCTCGTGCAGAAAGACATGTAGCAACCTTAATGGGTGACAAAGTAGAACCCCGACGGAAATGGATAGAAAGCCACGTCGCATTTGGTTTAGAAGAAGAGACGAACATCTTAGAAAATGAAAACCTTCATGTAGGGGAGGAAGCATAA
- a CDS encoding CoA-binding protein, translating into MDMKNPSDQRIKEILDTKKRIAVVGLSDNPDRTSYMVTQAMQDAGYKIVPINPNVEHVLGEKSYRSISDLDVEVDMVNIFRRSEFLPELAKETVEAGIPIFWTQLGVVDEGAYDYLQEHNVETVMDRCIKVEHAKFK; encoded by the coding sequence ATGGACATGAAAAACCCATCTGATCAACGAATAAAAGAAATCTTAGACACGAAAAAGCGTATTGCAGTAGTTGGATTATCAGATAATCCCGATCGTACAAGCTATATGGTCACACAAGCCATGCAAGATGCAGGGTATAAAATTGTACCGATCAATCCTAATGTCGAGCATGTTTTAGGTGAAAAGTCATATCGCTCGATTTCAGACTTAGATGTAGAAGTTGATATGGTAAACATCTTCCGCAGGAGCGAATTTTTACCTGAGCTTGCAAAGGAAACCGTGGAGGCTGGCATTCCTATATTCTGGACACAGTTAGGTGTTGTTGATGAGGGGGCATATGACTACCTGCAAGAGCATAACGTGGAAACCGTTATGGATCGCTGTATTAAAGTGGAGCACGCAAAATTTAAATAA
- a CDS encoding ABC transporter permease/substrate-binding protein gives MTSFWESYFTLFEERSDLLLQSFWEHLQLSLISLLIAVAIAIPIAILLTRYTRYSEFVIGIAAVLQTIPSLALLGFLVLFVGIGITPAIVALTAYALLPILRNTYTGIKEVDPALIEAAKGMGMNGRKRLLKVELPLAMPTVMAGIRTSMVLIVGTATLAALVGGGGLGQIIMLGIQRTSNEYILFGALPAALLALFFDFILRFTERRTKKKGAGSYKPIMAVVVLALLIVLVPPTVNAVRGVGQADIVIGGKMGPEPPILANMYKHLIEQETDLEVEVIAPLGTTSVNFNALEVDDIAIYPEFTGTVLADLLNIEDFSYDERESYEQARDGIFEETGDILLEPMGFQNTYALAMPRDLAEELEVETISDLAPYANELDVGFTFEFADREDGYGGFEEVYGFEFDNVTTIDVSTRYQAISNGSIQLSDVFSTDPQIVEYDMVVLEDDATLFPPYQAAPLVSGFAMNQYPELEDILNQLAGIGTEDEISELNYRVDINDEDPADVAREFLQEKGLLNE, from the coding sequence ATGACATCTTTTTGGGAATCTTATTTTACACTTTTTGAAGAACGTTCAGACTTATTGCTTCAATCGTTTTGGGAGCATCTACAACTTTCACTTATCTCGTTATTAATTGCCGTTGCCATTGCAATTCCAATTGCGATTTTACTCACACGGTATACGCGTTATTCTGAATTTGTAATCGGAATTGCGGCGGTTTTACAAACCATACCTTCACTAGCATTACTCGGATTTTTAGTTCTATTTGTAGGGATCGGCATTACACCTGCAATTGTTGCACTCACAGCGTACGCGCTCTTGCCAATATTGCGAAATACGTATACAGGGATAAAAGAAGTTGACCCTGCGTTAATTGAAGCAGCAAAAGGAATGGGTATGAACGGACGTAAGCGATTGTTGAAAGTTGAGCTACCTCTTGCAATGCCAACCGTCATGGCAGGTATTCGTACGTCCATGGTTTTAATAGTAGGAACGGCCACGCTAGCTGCCTTAGTAGGTGGAGGTGGACTTGGTCAAATTATTATGCTCGGAATCCAGCGTACAAGCAATGAGTATATTTTATTTGGCGCCTTACCAGCTGCTTTACTCGCGCTTTTCTTTGACTTTATTTTGCGCTTTACAGAACGTCGCACAAAGAAAAAAGGAGCTGGGTCTTATAAGCCTATAATGGCTGTTGTCGTATTAGCTCTATTAATCGTTCTCGTTCCACCAACGGTTAATGCCGTACGTGGTGTAGGACAAGCCGATATCGTCATCGGTGGCAAAATGGGGCCTGAGCCCCCAATCTTAGCAAATATGTACAAGCATTTAATTGAACAAGAAACGGATTTAGAAGTCGAAGTCATTGCACCACTTGGGACAACAAGTGTAAACTTTAATGCATTAGAAGTTGATGATATCGCGATATACCCTGAATTTACTGGAACCGTACTCGCGGATCTATTAAACATTGAAGACTTTAGTTATGATGAGCGCGAATCGTATGAGCAAGCTCGCGACGGTATTTTTGAAGAAACAGGTGACATCTTGCTTGAACCAATGGGCTTCCAAAATACGTATGCACTTGCCATGCCACGAGATTTGGCAGAAGAATTAGAAGTGGAGACGATCTCTGACCTTGCTCCTTATGCCAACGAATTAGATGTCGGCTTTACGTTTGAATTCGCTGATCGTGAAGACGGGTATGGTGGCTTTGAAGAGGTGTATGGATTTGAATTCGACAACGTCACAACCATTGATGTTTCTACCCGCTATCAAGCAATTTCAAATGGCAGCATTCAATTGAGCGATGTCTTTTCAACCGACCCACAAATTGTGGAGTATGATATGGTTGTGTTAGAAGATGACGCTACACTTTTCCCACCTTATCAAGCTGCGCCGCTCGTTAGTGGCTTTGCGATGAATCAGTATCCTGAACTAGAAGACATTCTAAATCAACTAGCAGGCATTGGTACGGAAGACGAAATTTCTGAACTTAATTACCGTGTTGACATCAACGATGAAGATCCAGCAGATGTTGCACGAGAATTTTTACAAGAAAAAGGTCTACTAAACGAATAA
- a CDS encoding ABC transporter ATP-binding protein codes for MITFNHVSKEYEDGTKAVAEADFTIEKGEFFVLIGPSGCGKTTTLKMINRLISPTTGEILIDNKNTGNGDIHQLRWNIGYVLQQIALFPHMTVAENISIVPELKGWKRDDTIARIDELLTLVGLEPETYRDRLPEDLSGGQQQRVGVARALAADPDILLMDEPFSALDPISRASLQKDIKALQREIKKTIVFVTHDMDEAKLLGDRIAMMESGRVLQIGTVQQLLANPASESVAQFLTKANSEHNPTIKTVLSSNEESEFVNEILDEGRQELQFIVSESGELEGVFYFGQPIINYQTVAANATIEEAFQQLEERNLPALPVIENGKCIGSVSYQNLAKLAIQPSLHHA; via the coding sequence TTGATTACATTTAATCACGTATCAAAAGAGTACGAAGACGGAACAAAGGCTGTAGCTGAAGCAGATTTCACGATTGAAAAAGGGGAGTTTTTTGTCTTGATCGGACCAAGTGGGTGCGGCAAAACAACCACTTTAAAAATGATCAATCGGTTAATTTCGCCAACTACAGGAGAGATTTTAATTGATAATAAGAATACAGGAAATGGTGATATTCATCAATTGCGTTGGAATATAGGATATGTGCTGCAGCAAATCGCCTTATTTCCCCATATGACGGTCGCAGAAAACATTTCCATTGTTCCTGAATTAAAGGGGTGGAAACGAGACGACACGATTGCTCGGATTGATGAACTGCTAACCTTAGTCGGCCTGGAACCAGAAACGTATCGAGACCGTTTGCCTGAAGATCTGTCTGGTGGGCAACAGCAGCGTGTCGGTGTGGCAAGAGCATTGGCTGCCGATCCTGATATTTTGTTAATGGACGAGCCATTTAGTGCACTTGATCCCATCTCAAGAGCATCTCTACAGAAAGATATTAAAGCATTGCAACGAGAAATTAAAAAGACCATTGTCTTTGTAACACATGATATGGATGAAGCAAAATTGTTAGGTGACCGTATTGCAATGATGGAAAGCGGACGAGTCTTACAAATCGGTACCGTTCAGCAACTTCTTGCAAATCCCGCTTCTGAATCAGTCGCGCAATTTTTGACGAAAGCGAACTCGGAGCACAACCCAACCATCAAAACGGTGCTTTCTTCTAATGAAGAAAGCGAGTTTGTCAATGAAATTCTTGACGAAGGAAGACAAGAATTACAGTTTATTGTTTCTGAATCTGGTGAATTAGAGGGTGTCTTTTACTTTGGACAACCGATTATCAACTATCAAACGGTCGCCGCTAACGCAACGATCGAAGAAGCATTTCAACAATTAGAAGAGCGAAATTTGCCAGCACTTCCTGTCATCGAGAATGGAAAGTGTATTGGAAGCGTCTCGTACCAAAACCTAGCTAAATTAGCGATTCAACCATCACTTCATCACGCATAA
- the fadH gene encoding 2,4-dienoyl-CoA reductase: MENEVIVVTGGSSGMGKAMVKQFAQAGARVIVCARNEERLAQTKQELETFPEQIQTFALDVRNREDIEKMVQDVYDHVGPITGVVNNAAGNFLCPSEDLSENGWHAVIDIVLNGTWHMTQTIGKRWISDKQAGSMVNIVATYAETGGPGVVHSASAKAGVLAMTKTLAVEWGASYGIRVNAIAPGPIENTGGVDKLIQSEKAHKMALKSVPLQRFGKGEEVARLAQYLLSPEGSYINGTCVTIDGGQSIGQSGFLTGAAAFQR; the protein is encoded by the coding sequence ATGGAAAATGAAGTGATTGTTGTTACTGGCGGTAGCAGCGGAATGGGAAAAGCCATGGTTAAACAATTTGCCCAAGCAGGTGCACGTGTTATTGTTTGCGCGCGGAATGAAGAACGACTTGCACAAACAAAGCAAGAACTCGAAACATTTCCTGAGCAAATTCAAACGTTTGCTTTAGATGTACGAAACCGTGAGGATATCGAAAAAATGGTTCAAGACGTCTATGATCACGTCGGGCCAATTACAGGTGTTGTGAATAATGCCGCTGGAAATTTTCTTTGCCCGTCCGAAGATTTAAGTGAAAACGGTTGGCATGCTGTCATTGACATTGTTTTAAACGGAACATGGCATATGACGCAAACAATCGGAAAACGTTGGATTAGCGATAAGCAAGCAGGATCAATGGTAAATATTGTGGCCACCTACGCTGAAACAGGAGGACCAGGAGTTGTTCATTCAGCCAGTGCCAAAGCAGGTGTGCTGGCGATGACGAAAACCCTCGCGGTAGAGTGGGGCGCTTCATACGGCATTCGCGTCAATGCGATTGCGCCAGGACCAATCGAAAATACTGGTGGTGTTGACAAGCTGATTCAAAGTGAAAAGGCACACAAAATGGCATTAAAAAGCGTTCCGTTGCAGCGTTTTGGCAAAGGAGAAGAAGTTGCTCGTTTAGCACAATACTTACTATCACCTGAAGGATCATATATAAATGGAACGTGCGTCACAATCGACGGTGGACAATCAATCGGACAATCTGGGTTCCTTACTGGAGCGGCAGCATTTCAACGATAA